A window of Gasterosteus aculeatus chromosome 9, fGasAcu3.hap1.1, whole genome shotgun sequence contains these coding sequences:
- the slc2a15b gene encoding solute carrier family 2 member 15b — protein MAEELLLESNGEPSSHLTKPLLAVAFLSSFGSSMLYGYNLAVVNSPAEYIKDFYNETMVERYDWIPDEELLTVLYALTVSIFAIGGMTGALLVGRLVTTYGRKGTLVRVTLLVFIGGALMGFSRRCRMPAMVILGRFITGVHSGISLSVVPMYLGEIAPKNLRGFLSLVPSIHICVGVFIAQVLGLSELLGKEEYWPLLLSLVVFPTIVQLMLLPWFPESPRYLLIEKGNIPATISALKWYRPKGNFQAEVDEMQEEQRSLSSVQTVSVWGLLRDRCVRWQVITIVVVNIGMQLSGIDAIWFYTNDIFKNAGIPEPHIQYTTVGTGAIEVISGMLGCFTIERLGRRPLMIGGFLFMGLCCSGITVSVILQAELPFMRYISVGCVVGIIAGFCIGPGGVPFLITAELFKQSHRPAAYTVAGCLNWLSNFTIGFVFPFLENATGPYCYLIFCVICLGVAVYTIFVIPETKNKTFMEISQMFAAKNNIPEEELTSNAHLKMAMMNGYGTLVE, from the exons ATGGCGGAGGAACTACTTCTGGAAAGCAATGGCGAACCCAGCTCG CACCTCACAAAGCCTCTGCTGGCTGTGGCTTTCCTGTCCTCGTTCGGCAGCTCCATGCTCTATGGCTACAATTTGGCAGTGGTCAACTCTCCTGCAGAG TACATCAAAGACTTCTACAACGAGACAATGGTGGAGCGTTATGACTGGATTCCAGATGAGGAGCTCCTCACCGTCCTGTACGCCCTCACCGTGTCCATCTTTGCCATTGGGGGGATGACGGGCGCGCTGCTGGTTGGCAGACTGGTAACCACATACGGAAG GAAGGGGACACTGGTGAGAGTCACTCTGCTGGTGTTCATAGGAGGAGCTCTTATGGGCTTCAGCAGGAGGTGCAGGATGCCTGCGATGGTCATCCTTGGACGCTTCATCACAGGAGTACACTCGG GTATCTCTCTCAGTGTGGTGCCGATGTACCTCGGTGAAATAGCCCCCAAGAACCTGCGAGGCTTCCTGAGCCTCGTTCCCAGCATTCACATCTGTGTTGGCGTCTTCATTGCTCAGGTTCTGGGACTCTCCGAGCTGCTGGGAAAG gAAGAGTACTGGCCTCTGCTCCTTTCCCTGGTGGTGTTTCCCACAATCGTCCAGCtgatgctgttgccatggtttccAGAGAGTCCACGTTACCTGTTGATAGAGAAGGGAAATATTCCTGCCACCATTTCAG CCCTGAAGTGGTACCGTCCAAAAGGAAACTTCCAGGCGGAGGTTGATGAGATGCAGGAGGAACAGCGGTCCCTGTCCTCCGTCCAGACCGTCTCCGTTTGGGGCCTGCTCAGGGACCGCTGCGTCCGTTGGCAGGTCATCACCATCGTGGTAGTCAACATCGGCATGCAGCTGTCCGGCATCGATgcg ATCTGGTTCTAtacaaatgacatttttaagaACGCAGGAATCCCAGAACCACATATTCAGTATACAACTGTGGGTACCGGTGCCATTGAGGTCATCTCTGGGATGCTGGGG TGTTTCACTATTGAGCGTCTGGGCAGAAGACCTCTGATGATTGGCGGCTTCCTCTTCATGGGTctctgctgttctggcatcacgGTGTCCGTCATCCTCCAG GCGGAGCTCCCCTTCATGCGCTACATCAGCGTGGGCTGCGTTGTGGGGATTATTGCTGGTTTCTGCATAGGTCCAG GCGGCGTGCCCTTCCTGATCACTGCAGAGCTTTTCAAGCAGTCCCACCGACCGGCGGCCTACACTGTGGCCGGATGCCTCAACTGGCTGTCCAACTTCACCATCGGCTTCGTCTTTCCCTTCCTAGAG aaTGCTACAGGTCCTTACTGTTATCTGATCTTCTGCGTGATCTGTTTGGGAGTGGCCGTCTACACCATCTTTGTTATTCCCGAGACCAAGAACAAAACCTTTATGGAGATCAGCCAGATGTTCGCGGCCAAGAACAACATCCCGGAAGAAGAGTTGACCTCCAATGCTCATCTCAAAATGGCAATGATGAACGGCTATGGAACTCTAGTTGAATAA